In the Kaistella sp. 97-N-M2 genome, one interval contains:
- a CDS encoding GNAT family N-acetyltransferase, translated as MEHIIIERAAAADHSVLTPISFESKAFWGYSTAQLETWKEDLIITPEYISQNHVYKMVLNSHIIGFYSFIRISDDHIILEHLFVRPEHIGKGFGKNLLDHFLKIAEDLKSKSITLEADPHAESFYKKFGFTTFGFKESSVAGRFLPEMIYHFK; from the coding sequence GTGGAACACATTATTATTGAAAGAGCGGCTGCGGCCGATCATTCGGTTTTAACTCCGATCAGTTTTGAGAGTAAAGCATTTTGGGGTTATTCCACGGCGCAATTGGAAACATGGAAAGAGGATCTTATTATAACTCCGGAATACATTTCTCAAAATCATGTCTATAAAATGGTTTTAAACTCCCACATCATCGGCTTTTACTCCTTTATTCGGATTAGTGATGATCATATTATATTGGAGCACTTGTTTGTACGCCCGGAGCATATCGGCAAAGGTTTCGGAAAAAATCTGCTCGACCATTTTTTAAAAATCGCGGAAGATCTGAAAAGCAAGAGCATTACGCTGGAAGCCGATCCGCACGCAGAATCTTTTTACAAAAAATTTGGATTTACGACTTTTGGATTTAAGGAATCATCGGTCGCCGGCCGATTTCTTCCGGAGATGATCTATCATTTTAAGTAA
- the fbp gene encoding class 1 fructose-bisphosphatase yields MSEQNFQTLGEFIIDKQEDFQYSTGELSRLLSAIRLASKVVNREVNKAGIANIIGNSGLENIQGEVQQKLDVLANEIFIEALSQREVVCGIASEENDDYIEVKTGPNAHLSKYVVLIDPLDGSSNIDVNVSVGTIFSIYRRVTEPGTPVGLEDFLQKGVNQAAAGYVVYGSSTMIVYTTGNGVNGFTLDPSLGTYYLSHPCMKFPKTGKIYSINEGNYAKFPQGVKDYIKFCQEEEGDRPYTSRYIGSLVSDFHRNMIKGGIYIYPSTSQSPNGKLRLLYECNPMAYLAEQAGGKCTDGFRRIMEIEPTELHQRVPFFCGSSVMVEKAEEFMENNK; encoded by the coding sequence ATGTCAGAACAAAATTTTCAGACCCTCGGTGAATTTATTATTGATAAGCAGGAAGACTTTCAATACAGCACCGGAGAACTTTCCCGCCTTTTAAGCGCCATTCGGTTGGCTTCAAAAGTGGTGAACCGCGAGGTAAACAAAGCCGGAATCGCGAACATCATTGGGAATTCGGGACTTGAAAATATTCAGGGCGAAGTACAGCAGAAGCTGGATGTTCTGGCGAACGAAATTTTTATCGAAGCTTTATCCCAACGCGAAGTAGTGTGCGGCATCGCCTCCGAAGAAAACGACGATTACATCGAAGTCAAAACCGGCCCCAACGCACACCTAAGCAAATATGTCGTGCTGATTGATCCTTTAGACGGCTCCTCTAATATCGATGTGAACGTTTCTGTAGGAACCATTTTCTCCATTTACCGACGCGTTACCGAACCCGGAACGCCGGTTGGTCTGGAAGATTTTTTACAGAAAGGCGTCAATCAGGCTGCGGCAGGTTATGTGGTTTACGGCTCCTCGACGATGATTGTTTATACGACCGGCAACGGCGTGAATGGTTTTACGCTGGATCCAAGTTTAGGAACCTATTACCTCTCCCACCCTTGCATGAAATTCCCGAAAACGGGAAAAATTTATTCCATTAACGAAGGAAATTATGCGAAATTTCCGCAGGGCGTAAAAGATTACATCAAATTCTGCCAGGAAGAAGAAGGCGACCGTCCTTACACGTCGCGCTACATCGGCAGTTTGGTGTCGGATTTCCACCGAAATATGATTAAAGGCGGCATTTACATCTATCCGTCGACGTCGCAGTCGCCGAACGGTAAGCTGCGTTTGCTCTACGAATGTAATCCCATGGCCTATCTCGCGGAACAGGCCGGCGGAAAATGTACGGACGGTTTCCGCCGGATTATGGAAATTGAGCCGACAGAACTGCACCAGCGCGTTCCCTTTTTCTGCGGCAGCTCCGTGATGGTGGAGAAAGCCGAAGAATTTATGGAAAACAATAAGTAG
- a CDS encoding aspartate kinase, whose amino-acid sequence MKVFKFGGASVKDAESVKNVSVVLGSEGFENCLLVVSAMGKTTNALEKAVENYFNKIDYQTEIEKVKQNHLEISEGLFQKDHPVLAEISLFFDDIESFLRRNKSPNYNFVYDQVVSCGEMISSKIVSEYLNDIQFKNEWLDARDYIKTDSNYREGNINWEATQRNIAEINLQTCFVTQGFIASEANNFTVTLGREGSDYSAAIFAYCLNAEAMTIWKDVPGVMTGDPRKFENVKLLSNISYEEAIEMAYYGASIIHPKTLQPLKQKNIPFYVKSFLDPRNPGTKVGASAKNEEQETYILKENQSLIHISTRDFSFIAEEHLSQIFALLAKNKITISLMQTSAISLALCIEDKYDAIDHLNQELQISFNTEMVKSVSLFTVRNAKLEDLNKFYENKNILLEQISKKTIQVVTN is encoded by the coding sequence ATGAAAGTTTTTAAGTTTGGTGGTGCCTCTGTGAAAGATGCCGAAAGTGTGAAAAATGTCTCGGTCGTCTTAGGATCGGAAGGTTTCGAAAATTGTTTGCTGGTTGTTTCGGCCATGGGGAAGACGACCAATGCCTTAGAAAAAGCCGTTGAAAACTATTTCAACAAGATCGATTACCAAACAGAAATTGAAAAGGTGAAGCAAAACCATCTGGAAATTTCAGAGGGTCTTTTTCAAAAAGACCATCCGGTTTTGGCGGAAATCTCTCTGTTTTTTGATGATATTGAATCTTTTTTACGCCGGAATAAATCGCCCAACTATAATTTTGTTTACGATCAGGTTGTGAGCTGTGGCGAAATGATCTCCAGTAAAATTGTGAGCGAATACCTGAATGACATTCAATTCAAAAACGAATGGCTTGATGCCCGGGATTATATTAAAACCGACAGCAACTACCGCGAGGGCAACATCAACTGGGAAGCCACGCAACGGAATATTGCCGAAATAAATCTCCAAACGTGTTTCGTAACGCAGGGTTTCATCGCATCGGAGGCCAATAATTTTACCGTAACGCTGGGCCGGGAAGGCTCCGATTATTCTGCCGCTATCTTTGCCTACTGTTTAAACGCGGAGGCGATGACGATCTGGAAAGATGTTCCGGGTGTGATGACGGGCGATCCGCGAAAGTTCGAAAACGTAAAACTTTTGTCCAACATTTCCTATGAAGAAGCGATTGAAATGGCCTATTACGGTGCGTCAATCATTCATCCAAAAACCCTGCAGCCACTGAAGCAGAAAAATATTCCTTTCTATGTGAAATCTTTTCTGGATCCAAGAAATCCGGGAACCAAAGTGGGCGCTTCTGCAAAAAACGAGGAGCAGGAAACCTATATTTTAAAAGAAAACCAGAGTTTAATCCATATTTCGACGCGGGATTTCTCCTTTATCGCCGAGGAGCATTTAAGCCAAATTTTTGCGCTGCTGGCTAAGAATAAAATTACGATTTCCCTGATGCAGACTTCTGCAATCTCGCTTGCGCTCTGCATTGAAGATAAATATGATGCCATCGACCATCTAAACCAGGAACTGCAAATCAGCTTTAATACCGAAATGGTGAAAAGTGTTTCGCTTTTTACCGTGAGAAACGCTAAATTAGAGGACTTAAATAAATTTTACGAAAATAAAAATATATTATTAGAGCAAATTTCTAAAAAAACGATTCAAGTCGTAACTAACTAA
- a CDS encoding lysophospholipid acyltransferase family protein produces MSLISKNDLIKASGLGKIGFMKNPVASAIMRLTKINEVNQLYDVLKNKKGKDFFDAFVRERNLKYIVFAEDLAKVPKTGPFILVSNHPLGAIDGILMTKILTEIRPDFKIMGNFLLEKIEPMKPFVIPVNPFEGRKDARNSSVGMRETLKHLQSGGCVGIFPAGEVSNKNNEFGEILDKTWEKPALKLIKMAKVPVVPMYFHAKNSRVFYHFSKLHPDLQTLLLPAEMMHNREKPIRIRIGKQISVKVLEDHDTIEEMGEFLQKKIYMLKSYYEKRRTIAEQLKLPNLKLNFALLKEENVVQNIIDETPQEDLINEINALYKADKMLFRNGIYEVFFAAYSEIPSIMREIGRQRELTFRKIGEGSNLPFDLDEYDEHYRHLFLWDNKAQKLAGAYRMALGSEVMKKHGINGFYTSSLFEFDPELRPFFRKVIEMGRAYISAEYQQKPLPLFLLWRGIVHVCLRNPEHKFLMGGVSISDKFSEFSKSLMIEFMRSNYYDSAVAQYIHPKNEFKVKLKDRDKHLFFDEVESDLNKLDKIIDDLEPEMRLPVLIKKYIKQNAKVVSFNVDPSFNDAIDGLMYIRISELPESTIKPVLEEMSEQIQKEENNHVDNQQT; encoded by the coding sequence ATGAGTCTCATTTCTAAGAATGATCTAATTAAGGCATCGGGTTTAGGCAAGATCGGGTTTATGAAAAATCCGGTAGCGTCTGCCATTATGCGTTTAACGAAGATTAATGAAGTTAATCAGCTGTACGACGTCCTGAAAAACAAAAAAGGCAAAGATTTTTTCGATGCCTTCGTGCGCGAAAGAAATTTAAAATACATTGTATTTGCGGAAGATTTGGCGAAAGTGCCGAAAACAGGACCTTTTATTTTGGTTTCCAATCATCCGCTGGGCGCGATCGACGGAATTTTAATGACGAAAATCCTCACGGAAATCCGGCCGGATTTTAAGATTATGGGCAATTTTCTTTTAGAAAAAATCGAGCCCATGAAACCTTTCGTCATTCCTGTAAATCCTTTTGAAGGCCGCAAAGATGCGCGCAACAGCTCCGTGGGAATGCGCGAAACACTGAAGCATTTGCAGAGCGGCGGTTGCGTGGGCATATTTCCGGCAGGCGAAGTTTCTAATAAAAATAATGAATTCGGCGAAATTTTAGATAAGACCTGGGAGAAGCCGGCTTTAAAACTTATTAAAATGGCAAAAGTTCCCGTGGTTCCCATGTATTTTCATGCGAAAAACAGCCGCGTTTTTTACCATTTTTCCAAACTTCATCCCGATTTGCAAACCTTGCTGCTGCCGGCGGAAATGATGCACAACCGCGAGAAACCCATTCGAATCCGCATCGGAAAACAGATTTCGGTAAAAGTTTTGGAAGATCACGATACCATCGAAGAGATGGGCGAATTTCTGCAGAAGAAAATCTACATGCTGAAATCTTATTATGAAAAAAGAAGAACGATCGCCGAGCAGCTGAAACTTCCCAATTTAAAGCTGAATTTTGCTTTGTTAAAGGAAGAGAATGTTGTGCAGAACATCATCGACGAGACGCCGCAGGAAGATTTAATCAACGAAATCAACGCGTTGTATAAAGCGGACAAAATGCTTTTCCGGAACGGAATTTATGAAGTTTTTTTTGCAGCCTATTCCGAGATTCCCTCAATCATGCGGGAGATCGGGCGACAGCGCGAACTGACGTTCCGGAAAATTGGCGAGGGCAGCAATCTACCCTTCGATCTGGACGAATATGACGAGCATTACCGTCATCTGTTTTTATGGGATAATAAAGCCCAAAAACTGGCCGGCGCTTACCGAATGGCATTGGGAAGCGAGGTAATGAAGAAACACGGCATCAACGGCTTTTATACGAGCTCTTTGTTTGAATTTGATCCGGAATTACGGCCTTTCTTCCGCAAAGTAATCGAAATGGGCAGGGCCTATATTTCGGCGGAATATCAGCAGAAGCCGCTGCCGCTTTTCCTTTTATGGCGCGGTATTGTTCATGTTTGCCTGCGAAATCCGGAGCATAAATTTCTGATGGGTGGCGTAAGTATTTCAGACAAATTTTCGGAATTTTCCAAATCTTTGATGATCGAATTTATGCGTTCCAATTATTACGATTCGGCGGTGGCACAATACATTCACCCAAAAAATGAATTCAAGGTAAAATTAAAAGACCGCGATAAACATCTTTTTTTCGATGAGGTAGAATCCGACTTAAACAAACTCGATAAAATAATCGATGATCTGGAACCTGAAATGCGTTTGCCGGTTCTCATCAAAAAGTATATCAAACAAAACGCGAAAGTCGTTTCCTTTAACGTTGATCCGAGTTTTAATGATGCCATTGATGGTTTAATGTATATTCGAATCAGCGAACTTCCCGAAAGTACCATTAAACCTGTTTTGGAGGAAATGAGTGAGCAAATTCAAAAAGAAGAAAATAATCACGTTGATAATCAACAAACTTAG
- a CDS encoding DUF421 domain-containing protein yields MIEASEYTFDFWKMIFGEFTYMIYLEIILRVLIIMVYTILMIRWLGKRVVGGLGSADVLLIVAMGSAVGDAMFYPDIPLAVPIAVITLIAAFQKFYVYIGIKYEPVRRITDPKVMKLVENGQLLKENFTEDDIDENEVYMLLRQEGIRYLSEVEHAYYEQSGVLSVYKFDDPVLENSILPEHLDSLK; encoded by the coding sequence ATGATCGAAGCCAGCGAGTATACGTTTGATTTTTGGAAAATGATTTTCGGAGAATTTACCTATATGATTTATTTGGAAATCATTTTGCGGGTTCTCATTATCATGGTTTATACCATTCTGATGATCAGGTGGCTCGGAAAGCGGGTTGTGGGCGGCTTAGGCAGCGCAGATGTTCTGCTGATCGTCGCCATGGGAAGTGCCGTGGGCGATGCCATGTTTTACCCAGACATTCCGTTGGCCGTGCCCATTGCGGTTATCACCTTGATCGCCGCTTTTCAAAAATTTTACGTTTATATTGGGATTAAATATGAACCGGTACGGCGGATTACCGATCCGAAAGTCATGAAACTCGTGGAGAACGGACAGCTTTTAAAAGAAAATTTTACCGAAGACGATATCGATGAAAATGAAGTGTACATGCTACTTCGGCAGGAGGGAATCCGCTATCTTTCGGAGGTGGAACATGCATATTATGAACAATCCGGCGTGCTGAGCGTGTATAAATTTGACGATCCCGTTCTGGAAAATTCGATTCTACCGGAGCATTTGGACAGTTTAAAATAG
- a CDS encoding endonuclease MutS2, with protein sequence MHIQKDDLDELEFPELLAEIAPFAYSKKTADKISKLRPFAQDEAEISLKKVAEFLSSFESDNAIPFHEYEDIEEELKLMVIENYRLENASFLKIKSLTEQIARLQKFYPVYEDLFRNLHNDVKDLEYRKEIIDRIDKVLNRFGEVKSEASPILKTLRADISHARKAIQENFNRSLTALTNTDYLDDIRESIIDDQRVLAVKSGYKKRVPGRVLGLSKTGSITYIQPESVVKHQFKLREDIEEEKKEVDKILRKLTTEIAEFQPQLSDYQTYIFDLDLTRAKAKFAEKIHGVLPKINVHKTMRLVQAYHPLLWIRNLAEKKKIFPQTLTFTEHNRIICISGPNAGGKSITLKTVGLLQLMIQSGILVPVHPKSEMFFFDKLMTDIGDNQSIENQLSTYSSRLKKMSTIIKEANADTLLLIDEFGTGSDPELGGALAEAFLEFFYDKKSFAIITTHYTNIKLVIEQLPNAQNAAMLFDEHSLEPLYKLEVGQAGSSFTFEVAEKNKIPKYIIEAAKKKVEHDIINLDKTIVKLQQEKFEVEKLRTDLTEKRDSTQNKKENLEKLNEQLQQKLFNFQKLYEDEHRKLQFGNKIEGFIDSYIKGKSRKLVVGDFVKILEQEKFRKLGADKDENKKMQIVKRKITQQLKKVDVQEKIVETHEKLEDKRQRERAVWMKVGQRVRIPGSTSVGTIEKIEKNGKVSVNYGTFKTQISGDELERI encoded by the coding sequence GTGCATATACAAAAAGACGATTTAGACGAACTTGAATTTCCCGAATTACTCGCGGAAATCGCCCCTTTTGCTTACTCCAAGAAAACAGCAGATAAAATTTCGAAACTGCGGCCTTTCGCGCAGGACGAAGCCGAAATTTCCTTAAAAAAAGTAGCCGAATTTTTATCGAGTTTCGAAAGCGATAACGCTATTCCCTTTCACGAATATGAAGATATTGAGGAAGAACTGAAACTGATGGTCATCGAAAATTACCGTCTGGAAAACGCATCGTTTCTTAAAATAAAAAGTTTAACGGAGCAGATTGCAAGGTTACAAAAGTTTTATCCCGTTTATGAGGATTTATTTCGGAACCTACACAACGACGTGAAAGATTTGGAATACCGAAAGGAAATTATCGACCGCATCGACAAAGTTTTAAACCGCTTCGGAGAAGTTAAAAGTGAAGCTTCGCCCATTTTAAAGACGTTGCGGGCAGACATTTCTCACGCCAGAAAAGCCATTCAGGAAAACTTCAACAGAAGTTTAACCGCGCTGACGAATACCGATTATCTGGATGATATCCGCGAAAGTATTATCGATGATCAGCGCGTACTCGCGGTGAAATCGGGGTATAAAAAGCGCGTGCCGGGACGAGTTTTGGGACTTTCGAAAACCGGCTCGATTACATACATTCAGCCGGAATCCGTGGTGAAACATCAGTTTAAACTTCGCGAGGACATTGAGGAAGAAAAGAAAGAAGTCGATAAAATCTTAAGAAAACTGACGACAGAAATCGCCGAATTTCAGCCGCAGCTTTCCGACTATCAAACCTATATTTTCGATTTAGATCTCACGCGCGCGAAGGCTAAATTCGCCGAAAAAATACACGGTGTTTTACCGAAAATCAACGTCCACAAAACGATGCGGCTCGTGCAGGCGTATCACCCTTTGCTTTGGATCCGAAATTTAGCAGAGAAAAAGAAAATCTTCCCGCAGACGTTAACTTTTACGGAACATAACCGGATCATCTGTATTTCCGGGCCCAACGCGGGCGGAAAATCGATTACTTTGAAGACTGTTGGTCTGCTGCAGCTCATGATTCAGAGTGGAATTTTGGTGCCGGTTCACCCGAAATCGGAGATGTTTTTCTTCGATAAACTGATGACGGATATTGGTGACAATCAGTCGATTGAAAATCAACTTTCTACGTATTCGTCGCGGCTGAAGAAGATGTCGACCATTATTAAAGAAGCAAATGCAGACACGCTTTTGTTGATCGATGAATTTGGAACCGGTTCCGACCCCGAACTCGGCGGCGCGCTGGCTGAAGCTTTTTTGGAATTTTTCTACGACAAGAAAAGTTTTGCCATCATCACCACCCATTACACAAACATTAAACTCGTTATCGAGCAGCTGCCAAATGCCCAAAATGCGGCCATGCTTTTTGATGAACATTCGCTGGAACCGCTTTATAAACTGGAAGTTGGGCAGGCGGGAAGTTCTTTCACTTTCGAAGTGGCAGAAAAAAATAAAATTCCAAAATACATCATCGAGGCGGCAAAGAAAAAAGTGGAGCACGACATCATCAATCTGGATAAGACGATCGTAAAACTTCAGCAGGAAAAATTTGAGGTCGAAAAATTACGGACCGATCTCACCGAAAAGCGCGATTCTACACAAAATAAAAAGGAAAACCTGGAAAAACTGAACGAGCAACTGCAGCAAAAACTTTTCAACTTTCAAAAACTCTATGAAGACGAACACCGGAAACTTCAATTTGGAAATAAAATTGAAGGTTTTATCGATTCCTACATCAAAGGGAAATCGCGAAAACTGGTCGTCGGCGACTTCGTGAAAATTCTGGAGCAGGAAAAATTCCGAAAACTTGGCGCGGACAAAGACGAAAATAAGAAGATGCAAATCGTGAAGCGCAAAATTACGCAGCAGCTGAAAAAAGTGGATGTTCAGGAAAAAATTGTTGAGACGCACGAGAAATTGGAAGATAAACGCCAGCGGGAACGTGCGGTTTGGATGAAAGTGGGACAACGGGTAAGAATTCCGGGCTCTACCAGCGTTGGAACCATAGAAAAAATTGAGAAAAACGGTAAAGTTTCGGTGAATTACGGAACTTTCAAAACGCAGATTTCAGGTGATGAACTTGAGCGGATTTAA